The genomic stretch GTTGCCACCCAGCAAGTAAAACAGTTGCTCCAGGGGTTTTTGGGGAAAGGCGGGATGTGCCCTTGCGCCAGCCACCTTTGCCCTGCTCATCCCCAGCTTAGCCTGCCTCGACCAGACGCTGCACTCGCCCCAGCTGCATCCTAAACCCAGACTTGGCTCTTGAGCCTGATGCCCTCAGGCTCGGGGGCAGACTGCGTCCTGTGCCCTTTATCCTGCAGATGCCACCTGTTCAGGGTGCTGGTGCTGGGGCCGGGCTGCCGGGGTGGGGGTCCTGGCCCAGGTGACAGGCTGCGGCCTCTGTGAGGCAGAGAGGCTTTCCGCACCCACCTCACTGGTCGCTGTGAAGATGAACGGGAGTTTGTGTCTAGGAAGGGGCTGGAAGGAGGCCCGGGGCAGGGTAAGGCTTGTGTGAGCGTGTCTGTATGAAGGCAAGTGGAGTGGGCGTTGTTTACTGGGAAAGACGTACTCTCACTGCTGCAGCTTTAGCTCCAGCACAGGCTGTGCCCCCGTCTTGGACCCCCATCCCCAGCCGGTGTTCTGTGTTTGCTGGTGCAGTAAagagacccagaaggaagccttcCTGCTTCTTTAATCAGTGTAACAGACAATGACACTATACAGAGCACACTGAGGCCCGAAGGTGCAGGGGTAGCAAGGGCGGATGGTGCGAGTCAGGACGCTGCTCACACGTGGCCCAGACAGAGACAGGAGGGGCTGAGACGTGACGACAGCGACGGGGCGGGCAGGCGGGCAGCTCAGACGGAGCTGGGAAACTTGGGCGTGGGGTCTCTGCTGAATCCCTCtttagaaatcaaagagaaggcAGGTGCTTGGATGTGGGGTGGTGGGCTGAGGCTCAGTCTTGGGGCTGGGGTTGGGAGTGGGACTAAGGCTTCTCCTCCaacaggcctggggtgggggtggcagtcAGCAAGGCCTGCCTCACCCTTTGGTTACGACTGGTCAGGCCTGAGCCCTGCGGCTCAGCACCCAACACTGTAaacatttttggtatttttaaaggaCTCTGCCCTCCCTCTCTTAGTTTCTGAAAAATTGGTGCTTCCCTAAGAAGAGAATGTGCCAAAAGGAAATCTTAAGGGAGGCAGGAAGCAGACCTGGATATAGAAGAGAGACGTCAGTGGGGAGGGTGGGCTGCCCATCTCACCATCTATGGCTGAGAGCCACTGGGAGAGGCCCAGGGGACTATTGCTGTTGTCCTTGGCATGGCTGGCAGCTGGGCAGGCGGGCGGGGAGCGCGGAGCTCGGGGCAACTGCCGGCTGGGAGAGGCCGAGCCCACTGCCCTCGCGGCCTCCCCTGGGCCAGGAGGCCTCCCGGCCTTTATTGCAGGCGGGCCCGAGACTCTTCCAGGTGCTTCTCCAGATGGCTGGTCCCCGAGGCGGTAGGCAAGATGGGGCGAGGTGGGACCGACAGAGAAGGAGGCACTGGCCGCAGGGGCCCCTCGCCGGGCTGTGATTGTCGGGCCGAGCGGTTTCCCGCCGGGGGCACGGGGGTCAGGTATTGTACTTCCATGGCAACACTTACATTAAAACTTGGTCCATAAAATAATCGTTGCTTTATACATAACGcctggaacaaaaacaaaaagctacaTCTTAAATATGAACAAACCCTGAAGGTCCTAACCCTCCAGAAGTTTTTCTCTGCACAAAATAAATAGCTTTCACTCTGTGTAGACCCACTTTCGCGGAACATTTACATGACCCTTTGGCTGTACATATCTACACACGGGAGAATGTCAGCATCCATCCGTGGGCCTCCCCGCCCCAGCCCATGAGGCTGAGGCTGTATCCAGGTCAGCAGCAGCTTCTCAGAGTCGGGGCCTGGCCAGGCTCCCCCACCTTACGGAGAAGGTGGAGGGAAGCCGCAGAAGGGCCGCCTGGGGCCGAGCGCCACggctggggaggaagggctgATGCTCGGCCCCGGGCCTGCAGGACAGCGCGGTCCTTACCAGGTGGGGAATGGCGTCGTGGCTGCCTGCCCTTAAGCTAACGAAGCAAGTTGTGGCTTCTTAGATTCGGCATCAAAACGGAATTGGCATTAAAAAAACCTAAGTGTGTGCCCCACTCACCCCAGAGTAGAAATTCAGTGGAATTAATGGGGGTCAGGTGAGGCGGGGACCCCACGCCCAGCTGCGTGGGCGGGGGGCCAGGGCCCCGGGACCCAGAACCAGGCTGGACTCTGTCACAGTGCTGGGTGTTCTCACGTGGAGGGGCTGCGCTTGGTACTGAAAGAGTTAAGAAAAGGAAGCAGCCAAGGATTGCTCGTTTAAAAAAACCTCATAGAAATCAGATTGGAGAAGTAGAAAGGTGTAGAAACGCAGGAGAGCAAGGCCGTGGCCTTGACCGACGGCAGGCGAGGTGTGGAAGAGGAGGCTGGTCCGGCCGGGCCCAGGAGCCCAAGGCGTGGCTTCCGGGGAGCCGGCTCTGGGCCTCAGCAGCCTCACCGCTGCACTGGGTTCCAGGTGGGGTAGGTGGACAGGTAGCGGGGGTCGGAGGCTGCCACAGCGCTGGCAGGCCAGGCAGAGCTGCAGAAATGAAGATATGGCCTTTCTCTCCTGCTTGCACAAGCGTTTGCCGCCCTGGAGCCTTCTGTGTGGCAGCAGGTCCCAGACGGGCGAAGGTTGGCTTTTCATGCATGTCTGTAGCCACAGGAGATGGGAATGGATCTCCACTCTCAAAAATCAGTGCAAAACCAGTGAGGTTGAACAGTTGAGTAACTCGAGTTAACAAGAAGCAGGCTGTCCCCCGCTGGAGCTGCGACCGAGTGGGAGGGGACCTGGGTGTCAGGGAGAGCTAGTGGATGGGAGGTGGCGGGCTGGGCCCGGGCCCAGGCCTGGCGTCGGGATGCTGGGAGGTCAATGCAGGACGAGTGTCTAGGAGTGTCTTCCGGGCCAGTCCGCGTGGGGAGTCCTGGTCCCTCTGTCATCCTGGGACAGGTCTTCCTGCAAGCTGGAACCCCTCAGATCCTAGGacatgaggcagggctgggagggctgTGTGGCACGGCCTATGTCCTCCGCCAGGCCCTGGGACAAGCTTGTCTCCAGCCGACACTGTGTGCCCATCAGGCCTCCTGCCGGGGCCGGCCGCCCTGGCCTAGCACCATGGAGACCACAGCGCCTCACCCACGGGGTCCTACTTGGGGCCCGCGGCAGCCCCGGGCTCTGGCCGGCCGGCCATGGTGCGGCCCCAGCAGCCTGCCGCTACGCTCATGCTGCGCTGGCCCCGCTGCTCGCCATCTGCCTGGCTCTGCGTCCGATCGTGCCGGTGGCCGGGCCCGCTGGGCTGGGCTGAAATGGTGCGGAGCAGGTGGTTTCGGGAGCGCAGGAAGTCGCCCTGGCCGGGCAGGCCGAAGCTGCCCTTCCGCAGCGCCATGCGGGTGGCGGCGTTGCGGGCCGGCCGCGCCCGGTGGTTGTACTTGAGCTGGGCCAGGTGAGCCGCGTAGCCGTCCGTGATGAACTgcggggcagggcggggagggagggggcggtcACGGCCGGGGCTCCAGGGCtgcccgcccggccccgcccggccccgcccggccccgcccggccTGCCCGGCCCTCTCACCTGGCACTGCTGCTGCAGCTTCTTGGTGGGCCGGCCCACAATGTAGATCTGCATGGGGGACAGGCTAATGGAGCTGTAGACCGCCACGTCCTTGGTGGAGCCGTAGGCCGCGTGCACGCGCAGGTGCAGCTGTGGGGGAGACTGGCGTGGGCACAGGCAcggccctcccacccccgccgcgcccccagccccgccccgcggccctgccccctcccaccggGGACCCACCTCAGAGATAAGCAGCTTCAGGAAGTTGGCCTTGTGCCGCAGCGGGTCGTGCACCAGACCATCGCAGAAGGACACCACGCCATGGGGGAAGTTGTGTTGGGCCAGCCACGCCACCACCCGCTGCTTCTGCATGTCAGGCCGGCCCGTCACATAGATGATGAGGTAGCCCAGGTCCTGCCAGTGCCTGGGGGGGAGCGGGGAGGCCTGGGTGTCCCTCTGCCGCCCCGGCCTCTCTCCTGGGCCACCCGTCGTCCAGCCCCGCCACTTTCTACTTGGGCCATCGGAGAGCGCGTCTCTGATTGGGCTCAGCAGAAGGAGCAGCCACTGTGAGGACAGCCAGCCAGGCCGCCAGGTCCCCGTGGGTGCCCTCTGCAGCAGTGGTCACCGGCCTCCTCAGGAGCCTCGCTGCTCGGGTGAGGAGCGGGGGCATCCGCATCAAGGGGTCATACCGTGAGTTCATGGCAGTGCTGACTCCGTGGGCCTCTGCCAAGTGTCCCAAAGCCATCCCCAGCTTGGCCTCCAGGAGCTTCCTGCCCCCACACCCGCCCAGCGTGCCCTTCGGGGTCACTCACCGCACCACGTCCACGGCCCCGGCCCGCACTTTGGGGTCGCTGCCCATGATGGACACACTGGCAGCAAAGGAGCCGTCGATACTGAAGACCACGAACTCCGTGCCCTTGGGCAGCACGGTGATGTAGCTGTCCGCAAACGTGTGGTCTCCCCTGGGAAGGCGAGTGTGTTAGAACCCACcagacctcctccttcccaccccagaGGTGGCTGGCCTGGCCCGCTCCCTCCCCGGAGGCGCTCACCTGACCACCATCTTGATGGGGTAGACGCCCACACCCAGGCGGTGGGACTCAGGGATGGTGTAGGACACCCGCCCGCTGCTGTTGGTCACCAGAGTGTCCAGGTACAGCCACTCGCCCGAGGGCGGCTGCGTCATGATGTGCACGTCCACCTGGGAGCCAGGCAGGCTGGTCAGGAAGGGGCGGGCCCCTGGCCTCCGGAGCCTGCACTCCCCAGCCAGTGGGGGGCCAGGCAGGGGCTTCTGCAACCTCCCGGGGTCCTCACCTTCTCCCCCGTCAGAGTGACCATGTCCAGGGGCCCGTACATGAACCGGCCCGTGAGAACCTGCGGGCCATCCTCGTTGGCGACTGCGTCATTGATCCGGTGGTTGGCGGTcacgttctggggacaggaggagcgaGGCgggtcaggggaggggagggaaggacggCTAGGATCTCCTGGGCCTGGTGGGTGAGCACAGGCTTGAGGTCGGAAGGCCTAGGCTCAAGTTCAGCTCAGCCACATGACCTACCCGGCCTTGGTGCCCCGCGCAATCTAGAGAAGGGGAACTAGCTCCAACCCCACAGCCTGAGGGTTGAGTAAGACAGCATGCGTCTCTGTGACTCGGTCTCCTCGGCTGTGGTAGGGTATCTTGTGAGGGCTCAGCAGGACAGTGGCTGTGGGGCCCCCTCACCCGCAGTTTCACATGGGTCCTCTTGCGCTGCCACTTCTCTCTTGGCTTGGACGGGGTGAACACCGAAACCTCCTTGCCGTCCAGCTCCAAGATGCTCGAATTGTCGTGCCTCATGACCTGCGAGGGCAAGAAGTGGGCCACGGGCCATCTCAAGCCGGGGGCTGCTTGTTCTAGGAAGGGGAAGCCAGCGGCCCTCGGAGCCAGAAACGGGAGCCTGTGAGGGGTCGGGGGACACTCTTCAACCCACTGTGGTCCCCCCAAAGTCACATGTCTCGTGAATGTGCGCATTTGCCCCCAACTGCAAGGGGTCCCCCATGCTGCTCCCTCTGGGAACCCCCACTGCCCTCCTCGTCTACGAAAGGGGCCCTGTCAGCAGTGTCATCACTTGGTCCCTGTGTGGGGCCTGGGGGCAGCGGGCGGTGGGCCTCTGGGTACCTGTCTCAGCAGGAAGGAGACCACGTCCGTTGACTCCCAGTAGCTGGCGTGGAAGAGGTGCGGCAGAGCCACCGTGGGGAAGGCTGTGAGCGCGTCAGGGCAGTACAGGGCGTAGTCGATCCGCTTCTGGCCCCACCACTTTGCTGCAACtgccggggtgggtgggggggcttgACCAGCTGCCCCTCGGAGGGCACCAGGCccctcaggctctgctcagcccaAAGGCTAGACCCTCCTCTGACCAGGGGACAGGGGCTGCAGCCAAAGCAGGCCTCCTCCCTGGCCAGGTGacaggagggagcagggaaggcccaggaccccaggagagCGAGCAAGCAGCAAGCAGGCCTGGGGATGAGGGTGGGGAGGCTCCGTGGAGAGCATGcaggccatgaggaaggagggtgTGGAGTTAGGGAGAGGGCACGATCCCTGTTGGaaggtctccctgcttctgtggCAGATCCTGATCCCCTGCCCTGAGCCCCGTCACATCCTCTCCAGACCTCTCCTGCCCCCCATCTGCCCTGCAGGCCTCAGGCTGGTGACAAGTTATGTTGGGGTGAACCCCAGGTCAAGGCCTGATGTCCCCTCAGCACCTGCAGGCCAAGTGTCAAGGCCTGGGTGCAAATCCAGGCTCCCACTCCGGGCTGGGAAACCACCCTAGCTCCAGGTAAGGGTTCAAAAGTGCCTTTCTGGGGCgcccgggtagctcagtgggttaagcctctgcctttggttcaggtcatgatcccagggtcctgggattgagccccgcatcaggctctctgctcagtggggagtctgcttccccctctctctctgcccacctgtgatctctctctctgtcagataaataaataaataatcttaaaaaaaaaaaagtgcatttctGATGGCCACACGCGGGAGCTGCTCTGTGAGTGATGTCTGATGGGGGCCAGGGCTCTCCCCGCTTCTGCTCGAGGCCTGCTTGCACAATCCCGTGGTCCTCAACCTCCAGCCAACTCCACCCTGtccactgcccccaccccgggTCTGCACCCTCCCAGCCCGAGCCTCTAGTTCCTGGTTAGGCTTCAGCGGGCAGGGCCTGATGGTGAGATGTGCCTGGCAACGGTGAGGGACCCTCGTTAGGGGAGGACAGCGTGTGTGGACGGAGGCCGTGTGACGCCCGGTACCTTCTCTGGTGTCCAAGTCAGGGAGGCAGGGCGCCCGCTCCAGGCTAGGGCTTGCCTGCCCGGCCTGTAGGGGGGGCCCTGGGgtagtggggggtgggtggggcaagGCGAGCTGCGACAGGCGCCGGACGCTGGGGGTATGGCTGAGCGACACTGGGGCCTCTGAGAAGCAAAACAACGGGGCGGGGTCAGCCGTGCTGGGACCACCTGCGTGCCACCACAGGCCAGGAAGGGCGCTGGGGAGAGGGCCAGGCGCCCCGGCCTTCCCCACGGAAGGATACTCATGCCGGCCTCAGCTCAGGTGCAGCCAGAGGCAGCCGGTCACGTGGTCTGGGAGGACGGAGGGGGCAGCTGGCCCTGGGCCCCGGCAAGGGGCTGACCTGGGCTCCGCTTGTAGCTGCTGAGAAGCTTCAGAGAAGCCAAGCAGCGAAGGAGGCCACGCTGAGGTCTTGCCTCCTTGGCTCCCCTCAGCTGCTCTCTGGCTCGTCGGGGTCGGGCTGCTTGTCCAGAAACAGCCCACGGCTTCCTCCTCAGGGAGAATGTCCCCActccccccgcccaccccgaGCCGGGGCTAGGACCCCTCCTCCCAGGCCCATCGCCTCCTGCCTGGACTTGGCCCTGCTGGGCCACCCCTTCGAACACTCCCTCCGTCCAGGGTCCTCTCTGGACATTTGGGGCCGTTGTGGGTGTCGAGGAGACCCCGGTCACTAGCCACCTCTTGCCAGTAATGCCTTCCCCAGCTGTCTCTAGACACCACCAACCACCCTGGGGGCTggtggggccgggggaggggcagaggggtagTGCATAGACCCCCTTGCTATGACAGACGGGAGGGTGCAGGGAGGGCAGGCCACCGCAGCACTCACTCTGGGCAATGCTGGACGCTGTGTAGCTCTCGGCCATGCCCGACACCTGGCTGGCAATGCTGATCTCACTGGCTCGGCGGAAACCTCGGGGGGCGGGTGCTGCGCCTGGCGAGGAGGGGGCCGCGTGCTCTTGAAAGACTGTGTTGTGGGTCTGGAGTGCGTCTGCTGCAGGTGGACAGGAACCGGAGACCTGGGTAAGAGcgggcccccagcccagccccccggCCCCCTGAGCAGCAGGAGGTAGGGCCCAGCGTGCCCCGGGCAGGGTGGGCTGGAGCATGGCCAACCCCTCCACCTGCAGGCGAGCGGTGGCATCGGAGCACAGCTGGCAGTGAGTGGAGGACCAAGCATGCCCGGGGCCTGCCTGCTTAGGGCCGAGAGGGCAGGGCACAGAGCTgaggtgggagagaagggagggctggggcagggacggACAGAGAGACCGACACAGACacagtaggcagggaggcaaggCGGCTAGGCTCACGCCCCCCCTGGCCACCCATCTGACCCAGCACACAGCTCCTGATCTCCTAGCCCTCCCAGCCTCTTGGGCTCCGCCTAGCAGGCCTGACCTGCAGGGTGCTGTAGCTGGGTTTGGGGTGCTAACAGGAGGGCCTGAAGCGTTCTCTGGGGGATGCTAAGAGCGAGGCAAGCCCCTCCCTGCCTGTCCCTCACACGGGCCATACTGAACCAGCCTCAAATGGGTGTCTGGGGACAAAGCGGGTGCCGAGGGTGCGACTGGgccagggcagagcagggagagtgggggttCGGCTCCAGGACCCCGTGCAGGTGGGTACATGAGGGGCCTGGACCCCCTCAGGCAGGGAAGGAGTGGGACTCTGGATGACCCCTCACCGGGACCGGAAGCTTCTCTAGCAGAGCAGGTGGGATGAGGGTTGGGGCCTCACCCTCTCTCCTAGCTGTCCCCTCCAGCCTCACAAATGGGAGACGGAGCCTTTGGACTCACACCCGTGCTAGGTGACCCCAGGACAGCCGCTCTGCCCTCTGAGCTCCCGGGCTCTCGGTGCACAGAGAGGAGGTGCGGAAGGCCCGATCCCTAGGACTTGTCCTGTCTGGTCTCCATGGGACAACACTGTCCCACAGACTCCAAGTGGCCAAGGAGGGCATGGGAAGTCCCTGAGGACCAGCGGTCAGCCAGCGAAGCAGACGCCACCACGAACGGGGGTGTTACACACACTCAGCACAGCCCGGGCTCGGACGGGGCCCGTCTTGCCAGGTGAGCGCGGGAACAGGGATACTGGTTTCCAGGAAGCCGTcccctggggggagaggggccagGGGCCCACCCTCCAGGACCAGCTCGGGGTTTCTCTGCACTGTCTCGACTGGAGGCAGACGGGAGAGAACAGAGGACAAGAACAGACACTCGCATGGGCAGTCCAGACACGCTCCTCCGACACGGACACGGGGGGGGTTCCTTGAGGACCAGGACGTGACAGGACTCCAGGACACACTCGAGGACAGGGGGTGTGGATGGGGGCTTCCCGGGAAGGGCCAAGAGTGGGCGATGGGCAGCAGCCCTCACACAAGTTCCCTGCTCTGAACCCCGTCGCCACCCACTGTTGTGATGGGTCCTCACATCAGGGAGGGGATCCTCATCCCTGTCTGTCCCCCACTCCCGCACCTGGGGTGAGGCCCTGACCCCCTTGGCTGATGCATCCTGGACCCACACCAGGTACCCAGCTTCCCAGAGGAGCTCAGTGCAGGCTGCCCCTTCCAGCCCGGCCGGGGCCCCAGGCCACCCCCCAACCCTgcgccccaccccagggcctctcACCCAGCAGCGTGGAGCAGCCGTCCCCCAGCGGGTAGCGCTGGTAGCGAGGGATGCTGAAAGGGGGCAGGGCGTGGAATCTCCGCTCCAGCAGCGGCTCCAGGCGGGAGGCGGACGGGTCGGCGGGGTGGAAGAGGTTGTAGACTTGCTGGCAGGCTGGCCGCAGCTGGAAGActaggggcgggggcggggggcagggaggggcatggCAGAGCCCTGAGGAGGCCGGGTCTATGGGGCAGGGGGGAGCTCCGAAAGCTCCTCTCTCTGGTTTGGTATATGTTTGTCTATTAACCAAATTTGTTTTAAACCAAGCAGGGTGGGGCCGTAGGCTGTGCGATGGGGCTGCTCTCCGAGGGTGTCACAGTTGCTTGGGGACCGGGGACCCTAAGCGTAAGGAGGAGTAGTAGATGTCTCACCTTTAAAGACATGTGTAGGAACAGGTGCCATACTTCTgaacctcccctcctcccccaagaaCACAAAAATGTGAGTGTCCTTCATTTCAGCCCTGCAAGTTCCACGGTCCCATCTTGGGCCCTGGGTGTCCTCCGTGGTGGGCCGGGCCGGGATTTAGCCAACTAGCGGCTCTCTGCGGACCGCTGACAGCGGTTCTGGTGTCTCGTGATTACAGATGATGTTGCCAGACAGCACTGTCCCTAAGTCTCTGCTTCTGTACAAGCCACCTCTGACTTGCTCTTGGGCAAGTGTCCACACCTCTCTAAGTCTCGGTTTCTTGCTCTGTAACCTGGGGATGTAACATGGGCCCTGCATGGCCCCTGTAAGGACACTGGGGCTCTCTGGGCCACACTGGCTGATCCAGGGGGGGGCAACCTTGCAGGGACTGCTGCTCTGACAGGCTGCTCAGCGACATGTCACACCCCCCTGTCCCTGTGGCCTTGATGAGGGTCTCTGCGGCAGCGTGACCACAGCCCTTCTAGGACTGGGAAGCCAGGCACCTGGGAGGATTTGGGGGTGTCTGGCTTTCATCTCTTCCTTATGGGAAGACTTTGGGCCTGGGAGACTGGGTCTATGTCCGTCTGATTCCAGAGCAGCCCTTCCCTTCTGGACCTCAGCACCCAGAGGTGCTTGGAAGATGAAACGGAAGAACAGGAGCCCAGAGATCGGGGCCACAGTCTGAGCTGCGGGAATAGGAgcaaaggagagcagcaggcccGTGCTGGGGAGGGCAGAAGTGAGGCTGATGCAGGCCTGGGATGTGGCCATGGCCTGTGGTAAGGGTCCATTGAGACCCTCTACCCGGTTCATATACCCCCTGCCTTGTCCTGCCCCTGCAGAGCTCTCACCATCCAGCGCAGGGATGACGGTCTTCCTCAAGGCCAGGACGAGCCCCAGTGGGCACCCGAAGAGGAAAAGGTCTGCAATCTCAAAGTCGAACTTCCCCACAGCCCCTGTGCCATCCAGCATGGTGGAGCTGCTTGAACGGCGGGAGCTGGGCTCGTTCCTCAGCACACTGGCATGGAGGCTGCGGATGGGGGCCTCGTGAGGTCACACCATACCCCTGGCTTGCTCTCAGCCTCCCAAAGGAAGCGCCCCCCCCGGGGGCCATCAGGCCCACACGAGGCTCAGCCCCTGAGCTGTCCTGCAGATGTGGCTGCCCAGTACCTGCTGGGACACCTCTGGTGACAGCCAGTCCCAACCTCTCTTGGGGTGCCACTGCCTTTAGAATAGATGTCCCCGATGGGTTCTGCCCCCCAACTCTGCCCCACCCCGGACCAGCTGTTCCCTTGGGCTCAAGATGGCCCTTGGTGTGTACAAGATCCTAGCGGCACCCAACAGGCCACCTTCTCCTGACCAAAGAGCCGTGGGCCCAGCCCGGGCATCCCACTACCCTCACGTCAGCCCTCGAGGTTTATGTCCCCAATTCTGAGGCATCCCTCTCTCTTGGGGTTCCCCCGTCCCCTGGCCATGGGCCTCAGGGTCGGACCTGGGGGCCCCACTCGCCCCAAGCACCTGGACAGGAAGGCCTGGTGCTGCTGGATGGTGTCCAGCTCGTAGGTGGACGAGTCACTCCTCTTTCGGGGCAGCTGCCTCTTGGGGTCTTCGACACCATTGCTTCGGGGGAGATCGACGTTGCTGCGGCTCAGGTGCCGGCTGCTCTCCAGGCTGCCGCTGCCGCCCTGGGCCGCATTGACCAGGGTGCCGGGGGACAGCAGGTCAGTGTCCTGGAACAGCCCCATGCGGGTTCACTGCCCGGTGGCCACCGACCTGGGCTTGGCTTCGGTCTTCTCCTTCCCGACTCCAAGGCCACTGCCCCCTGCCCAGCTGGCCTCTCACCCACACCAGGGAGGGGAAGCCTTGTCCCCCCAGCCCGCTGGCTGAGCCCCAACAGCCTCCATTCCTGCCTGAACGGGCCGCCTGGGTCTTTGGGACCTCTCAGCGACCTCGCAGCCTTGCACAGCCCCCTGACTCCAGGCCATGTGCTGCTGGGCAGCAGAGGGATCTCAGATCCCCTCCTGCTGGGACGCTCAGAGGGGCTGCCCACTGAACCTCTTAAGGCCAGATCCTTGCTCCCTACGGTGCAGACCCTGCTCTACCGCCTGCTGAAGCCTTGTGGGCTCCAGGCTCGGTCCCACCGTAGCAGCTCACCGGCCCTGTGCACCCACCCCGTCGGCTCTGGGTACCTGCGCTGACAACCTCcgcccttcccttcccttgcctGGGGGAGGTGTGGGGCTAGCAGGTTGATGCTGAAGATGCCCCCACTCTGGGGGCAATGGGCATGGTACCTGCACGCTGG from Neovison vison isolate M4711 chromosome 3, ASM_NN_V1, whole genome shotgun sequence encodes the following:
- the PITPNM2 gene encoding membrane-associated phosphatidylinositol transfer protein 2 isoform X4, with the protein product MIIKEYRIPLPMTVEEYRIAQLYMIQKKSRNETYGEGSGVEILENRPYTDGPGGSGQYTHKVYHVGMHIPSWFRSILPKAALRVVEESWNAYPYTRTRFTCPFVEKFSIDIETFYKTDAGENPNVFSLSAVEKNQLTIDFIDIVKDPVPPNEYKTEEDPKLFHSIKTQRGPLSDNWIEEYKQQVFPIMCAYKLCKVEFRYWGMQSKIERFIHDTGLRKVMVRAHRQAWCWQDEWYGLNMENIRELEKEAQLMLSRKMAQFSEDGEEATELAEDEAGQAQLPADAPQPSSGSGGEPLAGRGLKKQWSTSSKSSRSSKRGASPSRHSISEWRMQSIARDSDESSDDEYFDAHEDLSDSEEIFPKDITKWNSNDLMDEIESPEPEDSQDGLYRQSAPEFRVASSVEQLNIIEDEVSPPLAAPASKIHVLLLVLHGGTILDTGAGDPSSKQGDANTIATVFDTVMRVHYPSALGRLAIRLVPCPPICSDAFALVSNLSPYSHDEGCLSSSQDHIPLAALPLLATSSPQYQEAITAVIQRANLAYGDFIKSQEGMTFNGQVCLIGDCVGGILAFDALCQGNQPVSESQSSSRRGSVASVQDTDLLSPGTLVNAAQGGSGSLESSRHLSRSNVDLPRSNGVEDPKRQLPRKRSDSSTYELDTIQQHQAFLSSLHASVLRNEPSSRRSSSSTMLDGTGAVGKFDFEIADLFLFGCPLGLVLALRKTVIPALDVFQLRPACQQVYNLFHPADPSASRLEPLLERRFHALPPFSIPRYQRYPLGDGCSTLLVETVQRNPELVLEGGPLAPLPPGDGFLETSIPVPALTWQDGPRPSPGCAESDALQTHNTVFQEHAAPSSPGAAPAPRGFRRASEISIASQVSGMAESYTASSIAQIAAKWWGQKRIDYALYCPDALTAFPTVALPHLFHASYWESTDVVSFLLRQVMRHDNSSILELDGKEVSVFTPSKPREKWQRKRTHVKLRNVTANHRINDAVANEDGPQVLTGRFMYGPLDMVTLTGEKVDVHIMTQPPSGEWLYLDTLVTNSSGRVSYTIPESHRLGVGVYPIKMVVRGDHTFADSYITVLPKGTEFVVFSIDGSFAASVSIMGSDPKVRAGAVDVVRHWQDLGYLIIYVTGRPDMQKQRVVAWLAQHNFPHGVVSFCDGLVHDPLRHKANFLKLLISELHLRVHAAYGSTKDVAVYSSISLSPMQIYIVGRPTKKLQQQCQFITDGYAAHLAQLKYNHRARPARNAATRMALRKGSFGLPGQGDFLRSRNHLLRTISAQPSGPGHRHDRTQSQADGEQRGQRSMSVAAGCWGRTMAGRPEPGAAAGPK